Part of the Sinorhizobium terangae genome is shown below.
TCAGCGCGACGGTACGGCGGATCTGCTCCTCGGTGTGGTCGCTGGTAATGAAGAAGCGCAGCCGCGCCAAGCCTTCCGGCACGGCAGGATGGATGATCGGCAGCACATTCACTCCCGCCGCGAGCAGATCGTTGGAAAGCTGCACGGCGCGCAACGAATCGCCGACGATGACGGGAACGACCGAGAAGCCGCCGCTCAAACCCGTATCAAGGCCGGCCTCCTTGGCGAGCTTGAGGAACAGACCGCCGTTGCGCCTGAGCGCCGCCGTGCGTTCCGGCTCGCGTTCGAGGATATCGAGGCTGGCGACCGCCGAAGCGCCGAGCACCGGTGCCAGGCCGACGCTGTAGACGAAGCCACCGGCCGATGCCTTGAGCACCGCCGCCAACGCCTCGCTCCCGGCAATATAGCCGCCGCAGCTCGACGTCGTTTTCGACAGCGTTCCCATCCAGATATCGACCTCGTGGGGATCGACGCCGAAATGTTCGGCGAGACCCTTGCCGTGCAGCCCGAGAACGCCGAGCGAATGAGCCTCGTCGACCATCAGCCAGAAGCCATATTCGGCCTTGAGCTTCAGCAGCGCGGGAAGGTTCGCGACATCGCCGTCCATCGAATAGATGCCTTCGACAATGACCATGATGTGACGGTATTCTCCGGCGACCGTGCGCAGCACATGCTCGAGGTCGGCCGTGTCGTTGTGCTTGAAGAGGCGGCGCGTGGCGCCGGAAAGCTTGATGCCGGCGAGCGCGCTGTTGTGGATGAACTCGTCATGGATGACGAGATCCTTGGGGCCCATCAGGCAGCTGATGGCGGCAACGTTGGTGAGATAACCGCTGACGAAGCAAACCGCCGCTTCGACGCCGTAGAAGCGCGCGATCTTTTCCTCGAGCTCGACATGCACGGGCCGCTCGCCGGCCACGAGCCTGCTCGCGGAGGCGGAAATCCCGAAGTTCCCGATCGTGTCGCGTGCCCTGTCGAGTACGTGGGCGTGGCGGTTCAGCCCGAGGTAATCGTAGGAGGCGAAGTTGATCATCGTACGGCCGTCGATCACGGTCGTCGCGCCGGCTGCCGTCTGGTGTGCCCGATAGAAGGGGTTGGCAATACCCAGCTGCTCGCTCGCAAATTTTTGCGTGAGCACCTGTTTATATTCCGGAAGGTCCTCGAAACGCGCCTGGCGGCGACGGGGAGGCGGCGGCAACTCCCGTTCCGAGCGCGCCATCCGGTTGCGCTCGGACGATTGGTGCGTGTTCCTCATCCTGTCCAGCAGGTTCTCCTTGAGG
Proteins encoded:
- a CDS encoding aminotransferase class I/II-fold pyridoxal phosphate-dependent enzyme; this translates as MSNDGNGQTFSKMNSSLKENLLDRMRNTHQSSERNRMARSERELPPPPRRRQARFEDLPEYKQVLTQKFASEQLGIANPFYRAHQTAAGATTVIDGRTMINFASYDYLGLNRHAHVLDRARDTIGNFGISASASRLVAGERPVHVELEEKIARFYGVEAAVCFVSGYLTNVAAISCLMGPKDLVIHDEFIHNSALAGIKLSGATRRLFKHNDTADLEHVLRTVAGEYRHIMVIVEGIYSMDGDVANLPALLKLKAEYGFWLMVDEAHSLGVLGLHGKGLAEHFGVDPHEVDIWMGTLSKTTSSCGGYIAGSEALAAVLKASAGGFVYSVGLAPVLGASAVASLDILEREPERTAALRRNGGLFLKLAKEAGLDTGLSGGFSVVPVIVGDSLRAVQLSNDLLAAGVNVLPIIHPAVPEGLARLRFFITSDHTEEQIRRTVALTAERLKDLTERNFGLGGVDIEQMLKALSAR